In one Cyclopterus lumpus isolate fCycLum1 chromosome 22, fCycLum1.pri, whole genome shotgun sequence genomic region, the following are encoded:
- the dio3a gene encoding iodothyronine deiodinase 3a: MNTIKSIKNAIVCLVLLPRFLMAAVMFWLLDFLCIRRRVFLRMKEQELGGDAIDPPLCISDSNRLFSLESLKAVWHGHKLDFLKAAHLGHGAPNTDVVQLEDQRRSRILDYAKDKRPLILNFGSCTUPPFMARLKAFQGVVQQNVDIADSVVVYIEEAHPSDGWMSTDAPYQIPRHRCLEDRLNAAQLMHLEVPGCPVVVDSMENSSNAAYGAYFDRLYILQEGKIVYQGGRGPEGYRITELRDWLDQYRDRLEKSSNLVISV; encoded by the coding sequence ATGAATACAATTAAATCCATTAAAAATGCAATAGTCTGTCTCGTCTTGCTGCCCCGTTTTCTAATGGCAGCAGTCATGTTTTGGCTGCTTGACTTTTTATGCATAAGGAGAAGGGTTTTCTTAAGgatgaaggagcaggagctgggGGGCGATGCCATCGATCCTCCGCTGTGCATATCGGACTCCAATCGTCTGTTCAGCCTCGAGTCCCTCAAGGCTGTGTGGCACGGCCATAAACTGGACTTTCTGAAGGCAGCGCATCTCGGACACGGAGCCCCCAACACCGACGTTGTTCAGCTGGAGGATCAGCGGCGCAGCCGCATCCTCGATTACGCCAAAGACAAGAGACCGCTCATCCTCAACTTTGGGAGCTGCACCTGACCACCGTTCATGGCGCGTCTGAAGGCTTTTCAGGGAGTCGTGCAGCAGAACGTAGACATAGCAGACTCGGTAGTTGTGTACATCGAGGAAGCGCACCCCTCCGACGGCTGGATGAGCACTGACGCGCCCTATCAGATCCCAAGACACCGGTGTCTGGAGGACCGACTAAACGCTGCGCAGCTGATGCACCTGGAGGTGCCCGGCTGCCCGGTCGTGGTCGACAGTATGGAAAACTCCTCCAACGCGGCGTACGGAGCCTATTTCGACAGACTGTATATACTGCAGGAGGGAAAGATAGTTTACCAGGGTGGCAGAGGACCCGAGGGGTATCGGATCACAGAGCTCAGAGACTGGCTCGATCAATACAGAGACAGGCTGGAGAAATCCAGTAATCTAGTTATTAGTGTGTAG